In Phaeobacter porticola, one DNA window encodes the following:
- the phnF gene encoding phosphonate metabolism transcriptional regulator PhnF yields the protein MARTPIWKSIAIALTDDIAQGRYRTGDKLPPEIQLASRFGVNRHTVRRALAEMAEQSLVHARRGAGVFVAARPTDYPIGKRVRFHQNLARLGRIPAKKILTLETRAAGKREAEALGLDLGATVHVYNGLSLADDQPIALFQSIFPADPLPDLLDALAETHSVTEALHRCGVADFTRIETRITAKLATATQALHLQLSEGSPILRTTGINAAPGGQPVEFGRTWFAGDRVTLTVSDDNDG from the coding sequence ATGGCGCGCACCCCAATTTGGAAATCCATTGCAATCGCTTTGACAGACGACATCGCACAGGGCCGCTATCGGACCGGTGACAAGCTACCGCCTGAGATCCAGCTGGCCAGTCGGTTCGGCGTCAACCGTCACACGGTGCGACGCGCCCTTGCAGAGATGGCAGAGCAAAGTCTTGTCCACGCGCGCCGGGGTGCCGGTGTCTTTGTCGCTGCCCGCCCAACTGACTACCCAATTGGCAAGCGGGTTCGTTTCCACCAAAATCTGGCCCGCCTTGGCCGCATCCCTGCAAAGAAAATCCTGACACTGGAAACCCGCGCCGCTGGCAAAAGAGAGGCGGAGGCTCTCGGGTTGGATCTTGGCGCCACAGTCCATGTCTATAACGGGTTATCGCTCGCAGATGACCAACCCATCGCTCTGTTCCAGAGCATCTTTCCCGCTGATCCGCTGCCAGATCTGCTCGACGCCCTAGCAGAGACGCATTCTGTTACCGAAGCTCTTCATCGATGTGGTGTAGCCGACTTCACCCGCATTGAAACGCGCATCACAGCAAAGCTGGCTACAGCGACACAAGCGCTGCATCTGCAACTGTCAGAAGGCAGCCCCATCCTGCGGACAACCGGGATAAATGCCGCCCCCGGAGGACAACCGGTGGAATTCGGGCGCACTTGGTTTGCGGGGGATCGCGTGACACTGACAGTCAGTGACGACAACGACGGTTGA
- a CDS encoding chloramphenicol acetyltransferase — translation MPRLSVNQPALHPNCKITNSSFGTYVEIGADSRVLNSRFGDYSYCDRNCDIANTEIGKFSNIASAVRIGATDHPLDKASLHHFLYRSSSYWDDVDDDANWFDHRASRRAEIGNDTWIGHGALIKPDVTIGHGAVVASGAVVTKDVAPYTIVGGNTAQLIRRRLTEAVAEQMMELGWWHWESARLRDAVPDFRTLSAEAFLEKYA, via the coding sequence ATGCCGCGTCTTTCAGTTAATCAGCCTGCCCTGCATCCGAATTGTAAGATCACCAACAGTAGCTTTGGAACCTATGTAGAGATCGGTGCAGACAGCCGCGTGCTCAACAGTCGTTTCGGGGACTACAGTTATTGTGACCGCAACTGCGATATCGCTAATACCGAGATCGGTAAATTTTCTAATATTGCCAGCGCTGTGCGAATTGGTGCAACGGATCATCCGCTGGACAAAGCGTCGCTGCATCATTTCCTGTACCGCTCATCAAGCTATTGGGACGATGTCGACGACGATGCCAATTGGTTTGACCACCGGGCCAGTCGCAGGGCAGAGATAGGAAACGACACCTGGATTGGGCATGGTGCGCTGATCAAGCCCGACGTGACCATTGGCCACGGCGCGGTTGTGGCGTCCGGGGCCGTGGTAACCAAGGATGTCGCCCCATACACGATTGTTGGTGGCAATACCGCGCAGCTGATCCGCCGTCGCCTGACCGAGGCCGTTGCCGAGCAGATGATGGAACTGGGCTGGTGGCATTGGGAGAGCGCACGACTGAGAGACGCGGTTCCCGACTTTCGTACGCTGAGCGCGGAAGCATTTCTGGAAAAATACGCGTGA